The following proteins are encoded in a genomic region of Oncorhynchus masou masou isolate Uvic2021 chromosome 32, UVic_Omas_1.1, whole genome shotgun sequence:
- the LOC135526264 gene encoding protocadherin alpha-3-like isoform X26, whose translation MEQRGRGALQERCQCVAFMVALVLFWSGASAQIRYSISEELTEGTVVGNVAKDLGIDLSTLKDRRFRIVSGSTEPLFQVNQNDGILYMNRKIDREEVCERSSVCLINLKTVLENPLEIHYVAVELLDVNDHSPSFPEKEKRLEIFESASPGARFQLQAARDPDRDPFSVQQYKLSHNDHFRLEVKDRGEDGKMPFLVLHKPLDREAVRSHKLLLTAIDGGKPPRSGTLEISVDVLDVNDNTPVFTKDEYTVRLTENAPLGTMVIRVNATDLDSGLNGDIIYSFGNDVNSRLRNLFNLDTVTGEITVKGQIDFEEKDSYLIDIQASDQGPVPLTTDKSVKIKIVDFNDNAPEIEVTLFSKAIPEDSKPGTTVALISVNDLDSGLNGKVTCSVLEDIPFKLMPSLQDNMYSVITKSQLDREKQSEYDLTIVATDAGQPSMSSVKTVRVVVSDVNDNCPEFSLSPYIVYVTENNDPGASVFSVSASDLDINENAFISYHILRDSGDENKWSSFLNINSENGNILALKSFDFETLKAFQFQVVATDSGTPLLSSNVTVNVFILDQNDNPPVILYPVSTNGSAEGVEEIPRNVNAGHLVTKVRAYDADIGYNGWLLFSLQEVTDHSLFALDRYTGQIRTLRSFTETDEAEHKLVILVKDNGNVSLSATATVIINVVEPKEAFAASDVKSSVKEEEENSVTFYLIITLGSVSTLFLISIIVLIVMQCSKPTDYSSKYLQDVNYDGTLCHSIQYRSGDKRYMLVGPRMSIGSTIVPGSNGNTLVLPEHRRASGEERVDRSRAWIRRTPVVIH comes from the exons ATGGAACAAAGAGGACGCGGGGCATTGCAGGAGCGATGCCAGTGTGTCGCGTTCATGGTTGCTTTGGTTCTCTTTTGGAGCGGAGCTTCTGCTCAGATAAGGTACTCAATCTCCGAAGAGCTTACGGAAGGAACTGTCGTGGGGAATGTAGCTAAGGATTTGGGAATAGATCTGAGCACCTTGAAGGATAGGAGATTTCGAATCGTGTCTGGCTCGACCGAACCCCTTTTCCAGGTAAACCAGAATGACGGCATCTTGTATATGAACCGAaaaatagacagagaggaggtgtGCGAACGGAGCAGCGTGTGTTTGATCAACCTGAAAACCGTTCTAGAAAATCCGCTGGAGATCCATTATGTAGCGGTGGAGTTGTTAGATGTTAACGACCATTCTCCCAGCTTTCCGGAGAAAGAGAAACGTTTAGAGATATTTGAGTCAGCGTCACCGGGGGCGAGATTTCAGCTACAAGCTGCGCGCGACCCAGATAGAGATCCATTCTCCGTTCAACAATATAAACTTAGTCACAATGACCATTTTCGTTTAGAAGTTAAAGACCGAGGTGAGGATGGCAAAATGCCGTTTTTGGTTTTACATAAACCACTAGACAGAGAAGCAGTAAGGAGCCACAAACTCCTCCTCACTGCCATTGACGGTGGAAAACCTCCTAGATCTGGAACTCTTGAAATATCTGTTGATGTATTGGATGTTAACGACAATACCCCAGTGTTCACTAAAGATGAATATACTGTAAGGTTGACTGAAAACGCTCCTTTGGGAACAATGGTGATACGGGTAAATGCCACCGATTTAGACAGTGGTCTGAACGGGGATATAATTTATTCATTTGGCAACGACGTCAACAGCAGGTTAAGGAACCTTTTTAATTTAGACACCGTAACCGGTGAAATAACTGTGAAAGGACAAATAGACTTTGAGGAAAAGGATAGTTATCTGATTGATATACAGGCATCAGATCAAGGACCCGTTCCCCTGACAACAGACAAGAGTGTAAAAATTAAAATAGTTGACTTCAACGATAATGCACCTGAGATAGAGGTGACATTATTTTCTAAGGCAATCCCCGAAGATTCCAAGCCCGGAACGACTGTAGCACTAATCAGTGTTAATGATTTGGATTCTGGTCTCAATGGGAAAGTTACATGTTCTGTATTGGAAGATATACCTTTCAAACTAATGCCGTCTTTACAAGATAACATGTACTCTGTAATAACCAAGTCCCAACTGGACAGAGAGAAACAATCAGAATATGATCTAACAATAGTTGCGACAGACGCAGGCCAGCCGTCCATGTCATCTGTAAAAACTGTAAGGGTTGTTGTATCAGATGTGAATGATAACTGTCCAGAGTTTTCACTGAGTCCCTATATTGTTTATGTCACTGAAAATAACGACCCAGGTGCCTCAGTATTTTCGGTGAGTGCGTCAGATCTTGACATAAATGAAAACGCGTTTATTTCATATCATATTCTGAGAGACAGTGGCGACGAGAATAAATGGTCATCTTTTCTCAACATTAATTCAGAAAATGGAAACATTTTGGCGCTAAAAAGCTTTGACTTTGAAACCCTCAAAGCATTTCAATTCCAAGTTGTAGCTACAGACTCTGGAACTCCGTTACTAAGCAGTAACGTCACCGTGAACGTGTTCATTCTGGATCAGAACGACAACCCTCCAGTGATCTTGTATCCAGTCAGCACTAACGGTTCCGCTGAAGGTGTGGAGGAGATTCCCCGCAATGTGAACGCAGGCCATTTGGTGACTAAAGTGAGAGCCTATGACGCTGATATAGGATATAACGGCTGGTTATTATTTTCACTGCAGGAAGTTACTGACCACAGTCTCTTTGCTTTGGACCGCTATACGGGACAGATAAGGACACTTCGGTCATTCACAGAGACAGACGAGGCTGAGCATAAACTGGTCATACTGGTAAAAGACAATGGGAACGTTTCGCTGTCAGCAACAGCTACTGTGATTATCAACGTTGTGGAGCCCAAAGAGGCTTTTGCAGCTTCTGATGTTAAAAGTTCagtaaaagaggaggaggagaacagcgttacattttatttgatcatTACTTTGGGGTCAGTTTCAACGCTTTTTCTCATCAGTATCATCGTGTTGATTGTAATGCAGTGCTCCAAACCCACAGACTATTCCTCCAAGTATTTACAAGATGTGAATTACGACGGGACACTGTGCCACAGCATCCAGTACAGATCCGGAGACAAACGGTACATGTTAGTTGGACCCAGAATGAGTATAGGTTCTACAATAGTCCCGGGCAGCAATGGGAATACTCTAGTGCTACCTGAACACAGAAGAGCTTCTGGAGAG GAAAGAGTGGACAGATCGAGAGCGTGGATCCGCCGAACACCCGTAGTCATTCACTGA
- the LOC135527039 gene encoding protocadherin alpha-8-like, with the protein MGQRRCVAWLEGRQWVVLLVALIFFWSGASAQIKYSISEELKEETVVGNIAKDLGIELSTLTERGFRIVSGSTEPLFQVNQNDGILYVNRKIDREEVCERSSVCLINLKTVLENPLEIHYVAVEVLDVNDHSPSFPDKEKRLEISESALPGARFQLQTARDPDGGIYSVQQYKLSHNDHFRLEVMDRDEDGKIPILNLQKPLDKESTRTHRFLLTAIDGGVPPRSGTINIIVDVLDVNDNMPVFNEESYSVMLNENAPVGTTVVQVNATDIDDDLNGEVIYSFGNNVNSNLRNLFDVDTNTGEVIVKGLIDFEVKDRYEIDIQASDRGAVPLSTYKSVKIKIVDLNDNAPEIEVTSFSKPIPEYSRSGTTVALISVNDLDSGLNGKVICSIREDVPFKLMPSLQDNMYSVVTKSPLDREEVSQYDFTIVAKDEGQPSLSSVKTIIIVVSDVNDNSPEFSLSPYTFYVTENNDPGGSVFSVSASDRDIHENALISYHIPRDSVEENKWASFLNINLENGNILALKSFDFERLKTFQFQVVATDSGTPSQSTNVTVNVFILDQNDNAPVILYPVSPNGSAEGVEEIPRNVNAGHLVTKVRAYDADIGYNGWLLFSLQEVTDHSLFALDRYTGQIRTLRSFTETDEAEHKLVILVKDNGNVSLSATATVIINVVEPKEAFAASDVKSSVKDEEESSVTFYLIITLGSVSTLFLISIIVLIVMQCSKTTDYSPKYLQDTNYDGTLCHSIQYRSGDNRYMLVGPRMSIGSTIVPGSNGNTLVIPEHSRLASREVRC; encoded by the coding sequence ATGGGACAAAGAAGATGCGTGGCATGGCTGGAGGGACGGCAGTGGGTCGTCTTATTAGTTGCTTTGATTTTCTTTTGGAGCGGGGCTTCAGCTCAAATAAAATACTCCATCTCTGAAGAGCTTAAGGAAGAAACTGTCGTTGGGAATATAGCTAAGGATCTGGGTATAGAGCTAAGCACCTTAACGGAAAGGGGATTTCGAATCGTGTCTGGTTCGACCGAGCCCCTTTTCCAGGTAAACCAGAATGACGGCATTTTGTATGTGAACCGAAAAATAGACCGAGAGGAGGTGTGTGAACGGAGCAGCGTGTGTTTGATCAACCTGAAAACCGTTCTAGAGAACCCGCTGGAGATTCATTATGTCGCGGTGGAGGTGTTAGACGTTAACGACCATTCTCCCAGCTTTCCAGATAAAGAGAAACGGTTAGAGATATCTGAGTCCGCATTGCCAGGAGCACGATTTCAGCTACAAACAGCACGCGACCCAGACGGTGGAATATATTCTGTTCAACAGTATAAACTCAGCCACAATGATCATTTCCGTTTAGAGGTTATGGACAGAGATGAAGATGGTAAAATTCCTATTCTAAATCTACAGAAACCGCTAGATAAAGAATCTACGAGGACCCATAGATTTCTGCTCACAGCTATTGATGGAGGTGTACCTCCTAGATCTGGTACTATCAACATAATTGTCGACGTTTTAGATGTAAATGATAATATGCCAGTTTTCAACGAAGAGTCATACTCTGTAATGTTGAATGAAAATGCCCCTGTTGGCACGACAGTTGTACAAGTAAACGCTACGGATATAGATGATGATTTGAACGGTGAGGTTATTTACTCTTTTGGTAATAATGTAAATAGTAATTTACGTAATCTATTTGATGTTGACACTAATACTGGTGAAGTAATTGTGAAAGGACTGATAGACTTTGAGGTTAAAGATCGCTATGAAATTGATATACAGGCATCAGACAGGGGAGCCGTTCCCCTGTCAACGTATAAAAGCGTAAAAATAAAAATTGTTGACCTCAACGATAATGCACCTGAAATAGAGGTGACATCCTTTTCTAAACCAATCCCCGAATATTCCAGATCCGGAACCACTGTCGCTCTTATAAGTGTTAATGATTTAGACTCTGGTCTCAATGGGAAAGTTATCTGTTCTATACGTGAGGACGTCCCTTTCAAACTAATGCCGTCTTTACAGGACAACATGTACTCTGTAGTCACCAAGTCACCGCTGGATAGAGAGGAAGTATCTCAATACGATTTTACAATAGTTGCCAAAGACGAAGGCCAGCCTTCCTTGTCATCTGTAAAGACTATTATTATTGTTGTATCAGATGTGAATGATAACAGTCCAGAATTTTCACTGAGTCCTTATACTTTCTATGTCACTGAGAATAACGACCCAGGAGGCTCAGTATTTTCAGTGAGTGCCTCAGATCGTGACATACATGAAAACGCTCTGATTTCATATCATATTCCGAGAGACAGTGTCGAGGAGAACAAATGGGCATCTTTTCTAAACATAAACTTGGAAAATGGGAACATTTTGGCTCTAAAAAGCTTTGACTTTGAAAGGTTAAAAACATTCCAATTCCAAGTTGTAGCTACAGACTCTGGAACTCCGTCACAAAGCACCAACGTCACAGTGAACGTGTTCATTCTGGATCAAAACGACAACGCTCCAGTGATCTTGTATCCAGTCAGCCCTAACGGTTCCGCTGAAGGTGTGGAGGAGATTCCCCGCAATGTGAATGCAGGCCATTTGGTGACTAAAGTGAGAGCCTATGACGCTGATATAGGATATAACGGCTGGTTATTATTTTCACTGCAGGAAGTTACTGACCACAGTCTCTTTGCTTTGGACCGCTATACAGGACAGATAAGGACACTTCGGTCATTCACAGAGACAGACGAGGCTGAACATAAACTGGTCATACTGGTAAAAGACAATGGGAACGTTTCACTGTCAGCAACAGCTACTGTGATTATCAACGTTGTGGAGCCCAAAGAGGCGTTTGCAGCTTCTGATGTTAAAAGTTCAGTAAAAGACGAGGAGGAGAGCAgtgttacattttatttgattattaCTTTGGGGTCAGTATCAACGCTTTTTCTCATCAGTATCATCGTGTTGATTGTAATGCAGTGCTCTAAAACCACAGACTATTCGCCCAAGTATTTACAAGATACAAATTACGACGGGACACTGTGCCACAGCATCCAGTACAGATCCGGAGACAATCGGTACATGTTAGTTGGACCCAGAATGAGTATAGGTTCTACAATTGTCCCGGGCAGCAATGGAAATACTCTAGTGATACCCGAACACAGTAGACTTGCGTCTAGAGAGGTAAGATGTTGA
- the LOC135527040 gene encoding protocadherin alpha-7-like, producing the protein MEQRGCGAWLEGRQWVAIVVTLVLFWSGASAQIRYSTSEELKEGTVVGNVAKDLGIDLNTLKDRGFRIVSGSTEPLFQVNRNDGILYVNRKIDREEMCQRRSVCLINLKTVLENPLEIHYIAVEVLDVNDHSPSFPEKEKRLDISESVLPGARFQLLAAHDPDGGPFSIQQYQLSHNDHFHVEVKDRGEDGKMPFLVLQKPLDREAVRSHKLLLTAIDGGKPPRSGTIEITVDVLDVNDNTPLFTKDVYSVMLNENSPLGTTVIQVNATDLDGGVNGDIIYSFGNDVKSKLKKLFDLDTLTGEITVKGPINFEEKDSYLIDIQASDQGPVPLTTEKSVLVKIIDVNDNAPEIEITSFSNAIAEDSRPGTTVALISVNDLDSGLNGKVICSITEDVPFKLMPSLQDNMYSVVTKSPLDREKQAHYDVTIVAKDAGQPSLSSIKTVSVVVSDVNDNSPEFSLSPYNFYVSENNYPGASVFSVSALDHDINENALISYHILRDSGEGNNWASFLNINSETGNILALKSFDFETLKTFQFQVVATDSGTPSQCSNVTVNVFILDQNDNAPVILYPVSANGSAEGVEEIPRNVKAGHLVTKVRTYDADIGYNGWLLFSLQEVTDHSLFALDRYTGQIRTLRSFTETDEAEHKLVILVKDNGNVSLSATATVIINVVEPKEAFAASDVKSSVKDEEENSVTFYLIITLGSVSTLFLISIIVLIVMQCSKTTDYSSTYVQDANYDGTLCHSIQYRSGDNRYMLVGPRMSIGSTIVPGSNGSTLVIPENRSRASGEVRH; encoded by the coding sequence ATGGAACAAAGAGGATGCGGGGCATGGCTGGAGGGACGGCAGTGGGTCGCCATCGTGGTTACTTTGGTTCTCTTTTGGAGCGGGGCTTCTGCTCAGATAAGATACTCCACCTCAGAAGAGCTCAAGGAAGGAACTGTCGTGGGGAATGTAGCTAAGGATTTGGGAATAGATCTAAACACCTTGAAAGATAGGGGATTTCGAATCGTGTCTGGCTCGACCGAGCCCCTTTTCCAGGTAAACAGGAATGACGGCATCTTGTATGTGAATCGAAAAATAGACCGAGAGGAGATGTGCCAACGGAGAAGCGTTTGTTTGATCAACCTGAAAACCGTTCTAGAGAACCCGCTGGAGATCCATTATATCGCGGTGGAGGTGTTAGATGTGAACGACCATTCTCCCAGCTTTCCAGAGAAAGAGAAACGGTTAGATATTTCAGAGTCCGTGTTACCGGGGGCGAGATTTCAGCTACTAGCTGCGCATGACCCTGATGGAGGTCCATTCTCCATTCAACAATATCAACTTAGTCACAATGACCATTTCCATGTTGAGGTGAAAGACCGAGGTGAAGATGGCAAAATGCCGTTTTTGGTTTTACAGAAGCCACTAGATAGAGAAGCTGTAAGAAGCCATAAATTACTCCTCACTGCTATTGATGGTGGAAAACCACCGAGATCTGGAACAATTGAAATAACTGTAGATGTATTGGATGTTAATGACAACACACCTCTATTCACTAAAGATGTGTACTCTGTCATGTTAAATGAAAACTCTCCCTTAGGCACAACGGTTATTCAGGTAAACGCCACCGATCTAGATGGTGGTGTAAACGGGGATATAATTTACTCATTTGGCAATGATGTGAAGAGCAAGCTGAAGAAGCTTTTTGATTTAGACACCTTAACGGGTGAAATAACTGTTAAAGGACCAATCAATTTTGAGGAAAAAGATAGCTATCTGATTGATATACAGGCATCAGATCAAGGACCCGTTCCCCTGACAACAGAGAAAAGTGTATTAGTAAAGATAATTGATGTCAACGACAACGCGCCTGAGATCGAAATTACATCGTTTTCTAACGCAATCGCTGAGGATTCTAGACCCGGAACCACTGTAGCTCTAATTAGTGTTAATGATTTAGACTCTGGTCTCAATGGCAAAGTGATCTGTTCTATAACCGAGGACGTCCCTTTCAAACTAATGCCGTCTTTACAGGACAACATGTACTCTGTAGTCACCAAGTCACCACTggatagagagaaacaggctCATTATGACGTCACAATAGTTGCCAAAGACGCAGGACAGCCTTCCTTGTCATCTATAAAGACTGTCAGCGTTGTTGTGTCAGATGTGAATGATAACAGTCCAGAATTTTCACTGAGTCCCTATAATTTCTATGTCAGTGAAAATAACTACCCAGGCGCCTCAGTATTTTCCGTCAGTGCATTAGATCATGACATAAATGAAAATGCTCTTATTTCATATCATATTCTGAGAGACAGTGGTGAGGGGAACAATTGGGCATCATTTCTTAATATTAATTCTGAAACTGGGAACATTTTGGCGCTAAAAAGCTTTGACTTTGAAACGTTAAAAACATTCCAATTCCAAGTTGTAGCTACAGACTCTGGAACTCCGTCACAATGCAGCAACGTCACAGTCAACGTGTTCATTCTGGATCAGAACGACAACGCTCCAGTGATCTTGTATCCAGTCAGCGCTAACGGTTCTGCTGAAGGTGTGGAGGAGATTCCCCGCAATGTGAAGGCAGGCCATTTGGTGACTAAAGTGAGAACCTATGACGCTGATATAGGATACAACGGCTGGTTATTATTTTCACTGCAGGAAGTTACTGACCACAGTCTCTTTGCTTTGGACCGTTATACAGGACAGATACGGACACTTCGGTCATTCACAGAGACAGACGAGGCTGAGCATAAACTGGTCATACTGGTAAAAGACAATGGGAACGTTTCACTGTCAGCAACAGCTACTGTTATTATCAACGTTGTGGAGCCCAAAGAGGCTTTTGCAGCTTCTGATGTTAAAAGTTCAGTAAAAGACGAGGAGGAGAACAGCGttacattttatttgatcatTACTTTGGGGTCAGTTTCAACGCTTTTTCTCATCAGCATCATCGTGTTGATTGTAATGCAGTGCTCCAAAACCACAGACTATTCCTCCACGTATGTACAAGATGCGAATTACGACGGGACACTGTGCCACAGCATCCAGTACAGATCCGGAGACAATCGGTACATGTTAGTTGGACCCAGAATGAGTATAGGTTCTACCATAGTCCCGGGCAGCAATGGAAGTACTCTAGtgatacctgaaaacaggagcaGAGCTTCTGGAGAGGTAAGACATTAA